In the Ilumatobacteraceae bacterium genome, one interval contains:
- a CDS encoding acyl-CoA ligase (AMP-forming), exosortase A system-associated gives MNYLLHHLLQASAARDHSQEAIVAGSERRTYGEAATACTALASGLRSAGLRRGGRVGVLLEAGIDQAISIFAASEAGGVFVPIHVGLFPDQVGHIIADCGMSVLITVRERLTSLIEADVDLTPLSSIVMCDGSAAAFSAALPAVDLDEVAAHTASSLTDVAIGRDLAGLMYTSGSTGRPKGVMISHEQVLAGSAIVSDYLGIRSDDRILGVLPFSFDAGLNQLITAFDQGATILPMSFTFGREIVNAIESERVTALAGVPTLWHLLVHPRSGLVQSDMSSLRYITNTGGHMPASILEQLRQALPHTQIFLMYGLTEAFRSTYLDPAELDRRPDSMGKAIPNTEILVLRPDGTRCDPGEVGELVHRGPTVSLGYWGRPDLTAQRLRTLDDGENSPTAQELVCFSGDLVRTDDEGFLYFVGRGDAMIKTSGYRVSPTEVESVALSHDAVSAAAAVGASDDALGQTIVLFVVAAPSADVVEAEIIAHVAAHRPPHMVPRSVRVVSSLPQTSTGKVNYPELKARAEETS, from the coding sequence ATGAACTACCTGCTGCATCATCTGCTGCAGGCCAGCGCTGCACGCGATCACTCTCAGGAAGCCATCGTTGCGGGGTCGGAGCGCCGAACGTACGGCGAAGCGGCCACCGCCTGTACCGCGTTGGCGAGTGGCCTGCGCTCCGCAGGCCTCCGACGCGGCGGTCGCGTCGGTGTGCTGCTGGAAGCAGGGATCGACCAGGCGATCTCGATCTTTGCTGCGAGTGAAGCGGGCGGAGTATTCGTCCCGATCCATGTCGGGCTCTTCCCGGATCAGGTCGGCCACATCATCGCCGACTGCGGCATGTCGGTCCTCATCACCGTGCGCGAGCGGCTCACCTCCCTCATCGAAGCAGACGTCGACCTGACGCCACTGTCCTCCATCGTCATGTGTGATGGTTCGGCCGCGGCCTTCAGCGCAGCGCTACCGGCCGTCGACCTCGACGAGGTCGCGGCGCACACCGCGAGCTCACTCACAGACGTCGCGATCGGCCGCGACCTTGCCGGGCTGATGTACACCTCCGGGTCGACGGGCAGGCCAAAGGGCGTCATGATCAGCCACGAACAGGTCCTCGCCGGATCGGCGATCGTGTCCGACTATCTCGGCATTCGGTCCGACGACCGGATCCTCGGCGTGCTCCCCTTCAGCTTCGATGCCGGATTGAACCAATTGATCACCGCGTTCGATCAAGGTGCGACCATTCTCCCGATGTCGTTCACGTTCGGGCGCGAGATCGTCAACGCGATCGAAAGCGAGCGGGTCACTGCGCTCGCCGGCGTCCCCACGCTGTGGCACCTCCTCGTGCATCCGCGATCAGGACTCGTCCAGAGCGACATGTCGAGCTTGCGGTACATCACCAACACGGGTGGACACATGCCGGCGTCGATCCTCGAACAGCTCCGACAAGCCCTGCCTCACACCCAGATCTTCCTGATGTACGGACTGACCGAGGCATTCCGCTCGACCTACCTGGACCCGGCGGAACTCGACCGACGCCCCGATTCGATGGGCAAGGCGATCCCGAACACCGAGATCCTCGTGCTCCGCCCCGACGGTACACGTTGTGACCCCGGGGAGGTCGGCGAGTTGGTCCATCGCGGCCCGACGGTCTCGCTGGGCTACTGGGGTCGTCCCGATCTCACGGCACAACGGCTCCGCACGCTCGACGACGGCGAGAACTCGCCGACGGCCCAGGAGCTCGTGTGCTTCTCGGGCGATCTGGTGCGAACCGACGACGAAGGCTTTCTCTACTTCGTCGGACGAGGCGACGCGATGATCAAGACGTCGGGTTACCGGGTCAGCCCGACCGAGGTCGAGTCGGTCGCCCTGTCCCACGACGCCGTCTCGGCTGCCGCGGCCGTCGGTGCCTCCGACGATGCGCTCGGGCAGACGATCGTGCTGTTCGTCGTCGCCGCTCCGTCAGCCGACGTGGTCGAAGCCGAGATCATCGCGCACGTGGCCGCTCATCGCCCGCCGCACATGGTGCCCCGTAGTGTTCGAGTCGTCTCGAGCCTGCCGCAGACCTCCACCGGCAAGGTCAACTATCCGGAGCTCAAGGCCAGAGCCGAGGAGACGTCATGA
- a CDS encoding NAD-dependent epimerase/dehydratase family protein, which produces MTDYGKVVVTGGAGLIGSHIVDLLVAGREEGTYGDIVVFDNLTRGRMSNLAEAMARGPVEVVEGDIRDVDAVDAVMDGADLVFHLAAIRITHCAEDPRLAHEVLGTGTFNVVDAAMRAEARKVVASSSASVYGHADSFPTTERHHPYNNRTLYGALKVYNEGLLRSYRDMFGLPYVGLRYFNVYGPRMDTVGVYTEVLIRWMNRITAGEAPLIFGDGKQTMDFIYATDIARANILAAQSDANDEIFNIASATETSLNDLAAALTEVMGGDLLPEYGPERSVNPVPRRLADVSAAKDRLGFEAQIDLHTGLRELVEWWRINGDPT; this is translated from the coding sequence ATGACTGACTACGGAAAAGTGGTGGTCACCGGTGGCGCCGGTCTCATCGGATCCCACATCGTCGACCTGTTGGTCGCCGGTCGCGAGGAGGGGACGTACGGCGACATCGTCGTGTTCGACAACCTCACGCGGGGCCGCATGTCGAATCTCGCCGAGGCGATGGCCCGCGGGCCGGTCGAGGTCGTCGAAGGTGACATCCGCGATGTCGATGCCGTCGATGCGGTGATGGACGGTGCCGATCTCGTCTTCCACCTGGCGGCGATCCGGATCACTCACTGTGCGGAGGACCCACGCCTCGCCCACGAGGTGCTCGGTACCGGCACGTTCAACGTGGTCGATGCGGCGATGCGGGCCGAGGCGCGCAAGGTCGTCGCCTCCTCGAGCGCCTCGGTCTACGGACACGCCGACTCGTTCCCGACGACCGAGCGCCACCATCCGTACAACAACCGCACGTTGTATGGCGCACTCAAGGTCTACAACGAGGGTCTGCTGCGCTCGTATCGCGACATGTTCGGACTGCCGTACGTCGGTCTTCGCTACTTCAACGTCTACGGACCCCGCATGGACACGGTCGGCGTGTACACGGAGGTGCTGATCCGTTGGATGAACCGCATCACCGCCGGCGAAGCCCCGCTGATCTTCGGAGACGGCAAGCAGACGATGGACTTCATCTACGCGACCGACATCGCGCGGGCGAACATCCTCGCCGCCCAATCCGATGCCAACGATGAGATCTTCAACATCGCCAGCGCCACCGAAACCAGCCTGAACGACCTCGCCGCCGCCCTCACCGAGGTGATGGGTGGCGACCTCCTCCCCGAGTACGGCCCGGAGCGCTCGGTCAATCCGGTGCCGCGGCGTCTCGCCGACGTCTCGGCCGCCAAGGACCGATTGGGCTTCGAGGCCCAGATCGATCTGCACACCGGCCTCCGTGAACTCGTCGAGTGGTGGCGCATCAACGGAGACCCGACGTGA
- a CDS encoding Gfo/Idh/MocA family oxidoreductase, which translates to MIGIGVIGYGYWGPNLVRNFAQVDGAAVVAVCDASQPRLDVVNKLYPAVSTYTSVTEMLANPAVNAVAIATPVTTHFPLAKQSLEAGRHVFVEKPFTKTSAEGEELIAIADERELTLMVDHTFIYTSAVRKIHDLVQAGDLGRLYYYDSVRVNLGLFQSDVSVMWDLAVHDLSIMDYLLGADPVTVSATGVAHVGGQPENMAYITCMFPDNLIAHFHVNWLAPVKVRQTLLCGSEKMVVFDDVDMSEKVKVYDKGVILDEAAEHVYQRHVGYRTGDMWAPRLDNIEALAVETQHFVDCINTGETPLSDGRAGLRVVRILEAAHESMAQRGLPIEVHPMREAH; encoded by the coding sequence GTGATCGGCATCGGAGTCATCGGGTACGGCTACTGGGGGCCGAACCTCGTCAGAAACTTCGCCCAGGTCGATGGAGCGGCTGTCGTCGCCGTGTGCGACGCCAGTCAGCCACGGCTCGACGTCGTCAACAAGCTGTACCCGGCGGTCTCCACGTACACCTCGGTCACCGAGATGCTGGCCAATCCGGCCGTGAACGCAGTGGCGATCGCCACACCGGTGACCACCCACTTCCCGCTCGCCAAGCAGAGTCTCGAAGCCGGCAGACACGTCTTCGTCGAGAAGCCGTTCACGAAGACCTCCGCCGAGGGCGAGGAGCTCATCGCGATCGCCGACGAGCGCGAGTTGACACTCATGGTCGACCACACGTTCATCTACACGAGCGCGGTTCGCAAGATCCACGATCTCGTGCAGGCCGGCGATCTCGGGCGCCTCTACTACTACGACTCGGTCCGGGTCAATCTGGGTCTGTTCCAGAGCGACGTCAGCGTCATGTGGGATCTCGCCGTCCACGACCTGTCGATCATGGACTACCTGCTCGGCGCCGACCCCGTGACCGTCTCGGCGACGGGCGTCGCCCACGTCGGCGGTCAGCCGGAGAACATGGCGTACATCACCTGCATGTTCCCCGACAACCTGATCGCCCACTTCCACGTCAACTGGCTGGCCCCGGTCAAGGTTCGCCAGACCCTGCTGTGCGGATCCGAGAAGATGGTGGTCTTCGACGACGTCGACATGAGTGAAAAGGTGAAGGTCTACGACAAGGGCGTGATCCTCGACGAAGCCGCCGAGCACGTGTACCAGCGTCACGTCGGATATCGAACCGGCGACATGTGGGCGCCGCGTCTCGACAACATCGAGGCACTCGCGGTCGAGACCCAGCACTTCGTCGACTGCATCAACACCGGCGAGACGCCGCTCTCCGACGGGCGCGCCGGGCTGCGCGTCGTCCGCATCCTCGAAGCCGCCCACGAATCGATGGCGCAACGCGGCCTACCGATCGAAGTCCATCCGATGCGAGAGGCACACTGA
- a CDS encoding acyltransferase — MTMLHPTAEIDDEVDVGDHSKVWAHVQIRSGAHIGSECVLGRNSFVDLDVRVGDRVKIQNNASLYEGVTLEDGVFIGPHVVFTNDKVPRAINPDGRLKTTDDWVLGATTVRYGAAIGANAVIVTGVEIGRWAMIGSGTVVTRDVPDHALVVGNPGRLVGWVSASGERFDTQDEAISTTEAEAMAPR, encoded by the coding sequence ATGACGATGCTGCACCCGACGGCCGAGATCGACGATGAGGTCGACGTGGGCGATCACAGCAAGGTATGGGCGCACGTACAGATTCGCAGCGGGGCCCACATCGGGTCCGAGTGCGTGCTGGGGCGCAACAGCTTCGTCGATCTCGACGTGCGTGTCGGCGACCGGGTCAAGATCCAGAACAACGCCTCGCTCTACGAGGGCGTGACCCTGGAGGATGGGGTGTTCATCGGACCGCACGTGGTGTTCACGAACGACAAGGTGCCGAGGGCGATCAACCCCGACGGCCGGCTGAAGACGACCGACGACTGGGTGCTCGGGGCGACGACCGTGCGGTACGGCGCGGCGATCGGCGCCAATGCCGTGATCGTGACAGGGGTCGAGATCGGCCGATGGGCCATGATCGGTTCCGGCACCGTGGTCACCCGCGACGTGCCCGACCACGCGCTCGTCGTCGGGAACCCTGGTCGACTGGTCGGATGGGTCAGCGCGAGCGGTGAGCGGTTCGACACGCAGGACGAGGCGATCAGCACGACCGAGGCGGAAGCAATGGCCCCGCGGTGA
- a CDS encoding DegT/DnrJ/EryC1/StrS family aminotransferase has translation MQQSVPFVDLQAQYHSIKPEVDEAVLALLDSTQFVLGRDVLAFEGLFAPYAGSSHAMGTSSGTSALHLALLAAGVGAGDEVITTPHTFIASVSAIDYCRATPVFVDIDPVSFTIDPTAIEAAVTERTKAILPIHLYGQMADMDPIMDVAARHDLAVIEDAAQAHGAEYRGRRAGSIGLAGCFSFYPGKNLGAYGEGGAVTTSDDEVARTVRMLRDWGAEEKYHHVLKGFNYRLEGIQGAVLRVKMAHIENWTDARRAAATRYDEWLADVDVAAPKQLDCRRHAYHVYAIRTDDRAGLQAHLNEVGIGNGIHYPIPVHLQVAFAELGHGRGDFPAAESAADEVLSLPMFPEITAEQQERVVDAIRTWCDNR, from the coding sequence ATGCAGCAATCCGTTCCGTTCGTCGATCTGCAGGCCCAGTACCACTCGATCAAGCCGGAGGTCGACGAGGCGGTTCTCGCCCTGCTCGACAGCACCCAGTTCGTGCTGGGCCGCGATGTGCTCGCGTTCGAAGGCCTCTTCGCTCCCTATGCAGGATCCTCACACGCGATGGGAACGAGTTCGGGCACGAGTGCGCTCCATCTCGCCTTGCTGGCCGCAGGTGTCGGCGCCGGCGACGAGGTGATTACGACGCCGCACACCTTCATCGCGTCGGTCTCCGCGATCGACTACTGCCGTGCCACACCGGTGTTCGTCGACATCGACCCGGTGTCGTTCACGATCGACCCGACGGCGATCGAGGCGGCGGTGACCGAGCGCACGAAAGCGATCCTCCCGATCCATCTCTACGGCCAGATGGCCGACATGGATCCGATCATGGACGTTGCTGCCAGGCACGATCTGGCCGTGATCGAGGATGCTGCGCAAGCCCACGGTGCCGAGTACCGAGGCCGACGAGCCGGCTCGATCGGACTCGCCGGATGTTTCAGCTTCTACCCCGGCAAGAACCTCGGTGCCTACGGGGAAGGTGGCGCGGTCACCACCAGCGACGACGAGGTCGCCCGAACCGTCCGCATGCTGCGCGACTGGGGTGCCGAGGAGAAGTACCACCACGTCCTCAAAGGCTTCAACTACCGACTCGAAGGCATCCAGGGTGCTGTACTCAGGGTGAAGATGGCCCACATCGAGAACTGGACCGATGCCCGTCGTGCCGCCGCGACACGGTACGACGAGTGGCTCGCCGACGTCGACGTGGCGGCACCGAAGCAGCTCGACTGCCGCCGCCACGCCTACCACGTCTACGCCATCCGGACCGATGATCGAGCCGGCCTACAAGCCCACTTGAACGAGGTGGGTATCGGCAACGGCATCCACTATCCGATCCCCGTTCACCTGCAGGTGGCCTTCGCCGAGCTCGGTCACGGCCGCGGGGATTTCCCCGCGGCGGAGTCCGCGGCCGACGAGGTGCTGTCGCTCCCGATGTTCCCCGAGATCACGGCGGAGCAACAAGAGCGTGTGGTCGACGCGATCCGCACATGGTGTGACAACCGATGA
- a CDS encoding polysaccharide deacetylase family protein, translating into MITQLRRRLGITRERVAHARLLAERTALALRPGEPSARTRILCYHSVGQPEYGVNDVTADRFRRQLDLALSQGHRFVPAADAATGGGSAKDLAITFDDGLRSVLETAVPILHEFDVPATCFVVTSWLDHDHQWQRDKTLSWSGVRELADAGVEIGSHSLSHPDFSSITDDDARREMVESGRRISEELGTVVDSFAIPFGVAATWSDELTAMAHSAGYHHVYAQSEDKRPAGTIPRTFITSVDSDRRFTAALHGAYDRWEEWS; encoded by the coding sequence ATGATCACCCAACTCCGGCGACGCCTGGGCATCACGCGGGAACGTGTTGCACACGCACGGCTCCTGGCTGAGCGGACAGCGCTCGCGCTCCGCCCCGGCGAGCCATCAGCACGGACCAGGATCCTCTGCTACCACTCGGTGGGCCAACCCGAATACGGCGTCAACGACGTCACCGCCGATCGATTCCGCCGGCAGCTCGACCTGGCGCTGTCGCAGGGTCATCGATTCGTGCCCGCTGCCGACGCGGCGACTGGCGGCGGCTCAGCGAAGGATCTGGCGATCACCTTCGACGACGGTCTTCGCAGCGTCCTCGAGACAGCGGTTCCGATCCTGCACGAATTCGACGTACCCGCCACATGTTTCGTGGTGACGTCGTGGCTCGACCACGACCACCAGTGGCAACGCGACAAGACCCTCAGCTGGTCGGGCGTCCGCGAACTCGCGGACGCCGGGGTGGAGATCGGCAGCCACTCGCTGAGCCACCCCGACTTCAGCAGCATCACCGACGACGATGCTCGCCGCGAGATGGTGGAGTCCGGCCGACGCATCAGCGAGGAACTGGGCACGGTGGTCGACTCGTTCGCGATCCCGTTCGGTGTCGCTGCGACCTGGAGCGACGAACTGACGGCGATGGCCCACTCCGCCGGCTACCACCACGTGTACGCCCAGTCGGAAGACAAACGTCCGGCCGGGACGATTCCTCGAACGTTTATCACGTCGGTCGACAGCGATCGCCGCTTCACGGCTGCGCTGCACGGCGCCTATGACCGCTGGGAGGAGTGGAGCTGA
- a CDS encoding DegT/DnrJ/EryC1/StrS family aminotransferase: protein MTDTSIRKVPIAKPVMGQPEADAAQRVILSGWVTQGPEVAAFESEFAAFTSAEHATAVSNCTTALHLALLGVGVGPGDEVITVSHSYIATANSITYCGATPVFVDVDAATKNIDPALIEAAITPRTKAILCVHQIGLPCDLAGLLDVAKRNGLPLVEDAACAIGSEILWNGEWQRVGRPHGDVACFSFHPRKVMSTGDGGMLTTNDPELDARFKLLRQHGMSVNDRVRHSANEVIFEEHSVIGFNYRMTDIQAAVGREQLKRMPEIIARRREIAARYNEAFSEIDGVEPPHEPEWARTNYQSYLVRLPDGVEQRAFMQALMDLGVASRRGIMNAHREVPYAGEYDLPLSEWAQDRHIVLPLYPTMDDADIDHVIASVRSVVAR from the coding sequence GTGACCGACACCTCGATCCGGAAGGTCCCGATCGCGAAGCCGGTGATGGGACAACCAGAGGCGGATGCCGCTCAACGCGTCATCCTGTCCGGCTGGGTGACGCAGGGCCCGGAGGTCGCCGCCTTCGAGTCGGAGTTCGCCGCCTTCACCTCGGCAGAGCACGCCACAGCCGTCTCGAACTGCACGACCGCACTCCATCTCGCACTGCTCGGGGTGGGGGTGGGGCCGGGCGACGAGGTCATCACCGTCAGCCACTCCTACATCGCCACCGCGAACTCGATCACGTACTGCGGTGCGACGCCAGTTTTCGTCGATGTCGACGCAGCGACGAAGAACATCGACCCGGCGCTGATCGAAGCAGCGATCACGCCGCGCACGAAGGCGATCCTGTGCGTGCACCAGATCGGACTCCCCTGCGACCTCGCCGGGCTGCTCGACGTGGCGAAGCGCAACGGACTGCCGCTGGTGGAGGATGCTGCATGCGCGATCGGCAGTGAGATCCTCTGGAACGGCGAATGGCAGCGTGTCGGGCGCCCACACGGCGACGTCGCCTGCTTCTCCTTCCACCCCCGCAAGGTGATGAGTACCGGTGACGGCGGCATGCTCACCACGAACGACCCGGAGCTCGATGCCCGCTTCAAGCTGCTGCGTCAGCACGGCATGTCGGTCAACGACCGCGTCCGTCACAGCGCCAACGAGGTGATCTTCGAAGAGCATTCGGTGATCGGCTTCAACTACCGGATGACCGACATCCAGGCTGCGGTCGGACGGGAGCAGCTCAAGCGGATGCCCGAGATCATCGCCCGCCGACGTGAGATCGCTGCCCGCTACAACGAGGCGTTCTCGGAGATCGACGGCGTCGAGCCGCCACACGAACCCGAGTGGGCGCGCACGAACTACCAGAGTTATCTCGTGCGGCTCCCGGACGGTGTCGAACAGCGAGCCTTCATGCAGGCGTTAATGGATCTCGGCGTGGCGTCACGTCGCGGGATCATGAACGCCCACCGGGAAGTTCCGTATGCCGGCGAGTACGACCTACCACTCTCGGAGTGGGCACAAGATCGTCACATCGTCCTGCCCCTCTACCCCACGATGGACGACGCCGACATCGATCACGTGATCGCCTCGGTCCGTTCCGTGGTCGCTCGCTGA
- a CDS encoding acyl carrier protein gives MNHPSPDMTDPDSTTPDDASTTAVVTSFVTQRFPALPDDLATGDSLLESGAVDSLGMLDIVMFVEEKFDIMIDDDELTAEHFETVDSISQLVDSKRS, from the coding sequence ATGAATCACCCATCGCCCGACATGACCGACCCGGACTCGACGACGCCAGATGACGCGTCGACGACTGCCGTTGTCACCTCGTTCGTGACGCAACGCTTCCCAGCACTGCCCGACGATCTCGCCACCGGCGACTCGCTCCTCGAGTCCGGCGCTGTCGACTCCCTCGGCATGCTCGACATCGTGATGTTCGTCGAGGAGAAGTTCGACATCATGATCGACGACGACGAGTTGACCGCCGAGCACTTCGAGACGGTGGACTCCATCTCGCAACTCGTCGACAGCAAGCGTTCGTAG
- a CDS encoding glycosyltransferase family 2 protein — protein sequence MAPRLSVTILNYNYGHYLAECIDSILAQTFEDFELFVIDDCSSDGSVELITSYSDPRVRPIIHEQNLGFLGSLVQGTEELSTGEYVAVVSADDFVVRPDAFERQVAMLDEHPDVGYCFTGFEIIRPGESTQHASFEHDTVLGPEAAFDEILMARGVWPAHSGTVIRRSSYDAVGGYRRDISMPVDLALWFDLSRTGGLAYAAVCGHSWRLHGDQMTTSKTQLNLREIAQVVTEACEQGERAGFGTGGLTRRAIGAHFGAFAVTEAYGGSRREALRRCWAAVRECPVPALTSKRIWVACVRALLGERLTGAIAGVLRVPRSIARSSS from the coding sequence ATGGCCCCCCGCCTCTCGGTCACGATCCTCAACTACAACTACGGTCACTATCTCGCAGAATGCATCGACTCGATCCTCGCCCAGACCTTCGAGGACTTCGAATTGTTCGTCATCGACGACTGCTCATCGGACGGATCGGTCGAGCTGATCACGAGCTACTCGGACCCGCGGGTCCGCCCGATCATCCACGAGCAGAATCTCGGATTCCTCGGATCGTTGGTCCAGGGCACCGAGGAGTTGTCGACCGGTGAGTATGTGGCCGTGGTCTCCGCCGACGACTTCGTCGTCCGTCCCGATGCGTTCGAGCGTCAGGTCGCGATGCTCGACGAGCACCCAGATGTCGGCTATTGCTTCACCGGGTTCGAGATCATCCGGCCCGGGGAGAGCACACAGCACGCCTCGTTCGAACACGACACCGTGCTCGGACCAGAGGCCGCGTTCGACGAGATACTGATGGCACGCGGGGTGTGGCCGGCGCACTCCGGAACGGTGATTCGTCGCTCGTCCTACGATGCGGTCGGTGGGTATCGCCGAGACATCTCGATGCCGGTTGATCTCGCCCTGTGGTTCGACCTGAGCCGGACGGGTGGGCTGGCCTACGCCGCAGTTTGTGGGCATTCGTGGCGGCTCCACGGTGACCAGATGACGACGTCCAAGACGCAGCTGAACCTGCGCGAGATCGCCCAGGTCGTCACCGAGGCCTGCGAGCAAGGTGAGCGGGCTGGGTTCGGGACCGGAGGACTCACACGGCGCGCGATCGGAGCACACTTCGGAGCGTTCGCCGTGACCGAGGCCTACGGGGGGTCCCGACGCGAAGCTCTTCGCCGGTGTTGGGCGGCGGTTCGGGAATGCCCGGTGCCTGCGCTCACGTCGAAGCGGATCTGGGTCGCATGCGTTCGCGCGCTCCTCGGTGAGCGCTTGACGGGGGCGATCGCAGGAGTGCTGCGCGTTCCTCGCAGCATCGCCCGGAGTTCGAGCTGA
- a CDS encoding polysaccharide pyruvyl transferase family protein yields MRRSIDADLDEVIGRPKSVALLMFPFDGNVGNHMMWLAITRYLAERDVRVGYSAHAGNLDIPAMRRAIGDDPVLFLGGVTMSSLWPDHREAKRRVAAECPQNRIVQLTSTTLFIDDDDREAARHVFDGHPDVSILARDPSSAEQLESLYDGEVQVRLSHDSAFRLGARESKIGESGIGWLARNDAERLAADGPSIETFDWPEIYEPIHRTTYLALRTTGLLSRLRGSRSVGGRLGRLVNASISRGYGWASSRLVDYGVDVLSTRHVLVTDRMHPHVLAVMIGQQVVLLPDKFGKNRAVFDYSTQRFPNVHWADDADTAREIADTLMGTDAT; encoded by the coding sequence ATGCGCCGCAGCATCGACGCCGATCTGGATGAGGTCATCGGTCGGCCGAAGTCGGTGGCGTTGCTGATGTTCCCGTTCGACGGGAACGTCGGGAACCACATGATGTGGCTGGCGATCACCCGCTACCTCGCCGAGCGAGATGTCCGGGTCGGCTACTCGGCCCATGCCGGGAACCTCGACATCCCCGCGATGCGCCGCGCGATCGGAGACGATCCGGTGCTGTTCCTCGGTGGGGTGACGATGTCGAGCCTGTGGCCGGATCATCGAGAGGCCAAGCGGCGGGTCGCGGCAGAGTGCCCGCAGAACCGGATCGTGCAACTCACGTCGACGACGTTGTTCATCGACGACGATGATCGGGAAGCCGCTCGTCACGTCTTCGACGGCCACCCCGACGTCTCGATCCTCGCTCGAGATCCGAGCAGTGCTGAACAACTCGAGTCGCTCTACGACGGAGAGGTGCAGGTCCGTCTCTCACACGATTCGGCGTTCCGGCTCGGCGCACGCGAGTCGAAGATCGGCGAATCCGGTATCGGGTGGCTCGCCCGCAACGATGCCGAGCGTCTCGCCGCGGACGGCCCGAGCATCGAGACCTTCGACTGGCCGGAGATCTACGAGCCGATCCATCGAACCACGTATCTCGCGCTCCGCACCACGGGGCTGCTGTCGCGTCTCCGTGGGAGTCGCTCGGTCGGCGGGCGGTTGGGACGCCTCGTCAATGCCTCGATCAGTCGTGGATACGGCTGGGCATCAAGTCGTCTCGTCGACTACGGCGTCGACGTTCTGAGCACTCGGCACGTGCTCGTGACCGACCGGATGCATCCCCACGTGCTCGCTGTGATGATCGGCCAGCAGGTGGTGCTCCTCCCGGACAAGTTCGGCAAGAATCGTGCTGTGTTCGACTACTCGACCCAGCGGTTCCCGAATGTTCACTGGGCCGACGACGCCGACACCGCGCGAGAGATCGCCGACACCCTGATGGGAACCGACGCAACATGA